GGGTGATCCTCGACGACCGGAACGTCTCACCCGGGGTGAAGTTCGCCGACGCGGAGCTGGTCGGCGTCCCCACGATCCTGGTGGTCGGCAAAGGACTGTCCAGGGGCGTGGTCGAGCTCAAGGACCGTGCGGCCGGGGAGCGGACCGAGGTGGCCGCCGACGAGGTGGTCGATCGCCTCGTCGAGCTGGTGCGGAGCTGAAACGACGACCGCCGTCGACGGGAGACGTTCGCCTCTCCCGAACGGTTCCCGCCGACGGGAACGGCTTACGGTCCCACCCGGCTCCCGGCGAGGTGGCCGCCGCGCTCACCGGCGGGGAACCGCAGTGGATCGACTGAGGTTCATCGAACGGGACGCGCGCTGTCCAGCACGCGCGGTACGGTCCGCTCCCCGGCAGCCGACGGCGAGGAGGCCGGACGTTCGCTGTCCGCGCTGACCACCAGCACGACGTAACTGCTCTCCGCCTGAACGACCAGAGTGGAGATTTCGGCCTCGGTGGGCAGGCACCGTGATGTCTCCGGCATTTTCACGGTTCCGGAGATCCGGACGGCTTCGAAGCCCTCGACGTCGGCATCGCGCGCTTCCTCGGCGCTGACGGAAACCTCTTCGGCGTTGCCGCCTGCGGTGTAGAAATGACGGCCGGACCGCCGGAGGAACTTCTCCGCCGTTTCGGACATGCTTCTGTCCGGTTTCACCGTGGTGCTGATGGCACGTCCGCCCACGGCCTTCTTCCCACCGCAGTCGTAGTAGGGGCCGTCGACCAGGCCGTGGAAGTCGATGTCGCCGAGAGAGGGGATGGAATACTCCCGCTCGGAGTCCAACACGTTCCAGTTCTCGGGAACGTCGTAAGCGAGTTGACTCTCGGAGTTGTAGCCGACCTGCCAGCCTTCGATCCGCGGTTCGGGCGCTCCGGGGGGCGTCCAGGTCGGTGAGGTGGTGCGGTTGCCCGCACCCGTGGCCTCCTGTCCCGCCGGCTCCGCGGTCCCGTAGTAAATGCCCAGTCCTACCGCGCTTCCGAGCAGGACGACCACGAGAACGAGGACACCGATTACTCCCCAGTTCGTTTTGCCGGGGGGCTTGCCGCCGCCTGCCGGTTCCTCGAAAGTTCCGAAACCACGGTAGACGGACCCGCTCGGCGAGTCGGGCCGTGATGGATCGGTCTGCCAGCCGTACGGGCTGGAGTGCCCTCCTGCCGACCATCCGCCTGCAGGGGCGCTCGGGTTCGAGGGCCACTGTGGAGGTTGCCCGCCCTGCGGACCGAATCCGGCTCGGCCGGGTGTGCTGTCGTGCCCACCGGATTGCTGTGTCACGATCTCGAGATTACCGGCCGCGTGCGGACACGTGGCGGCAGGCGGTTCAACGGATCACCCGGCGAGGAAACTCAGTCGGACCCGGCGCACCTGGTTGTCGGTGTTGGTGTCCACCAGGCACACGGACTGCCAGGTTCCCAGGGCCATGCTTCCGCCGAGCACCGGAACCGAGACGTGGGGTGGTACCAGGGCCGGAAGCACGTGGTCCCTGCCGTGCCCGGGGGAACCGTGCCGGTGTCGCCAGCGATCGTCGGCGGGGAGCAGGTCCCGCAGGGTGGCGAGCAGGTCCTCGTCACTGCCCGCGCCCGTTTCCAGCACCGCTATGCCCGCGGTGGCGTGCGGTACCCACAGGTGCAGGAGACCTTCGTCGCCGTTCACACCGCGCAGGAACTTCGCACATTCCGTGTTGAGGTCGCGGACGACCTCGCGGTCGCCGGTGCGCATCTCGATTTCCTCACTGTGCATGCTTCCCGAGTCTAGGAGGGGAAGCGTGGTGATGCGCAGCACGAGGTGAATCCGTTGCCGTCCCGGAGGTCGCGGGGTGGTTTGCTCGGCGGTGCGGGTGGGGCGAACCTCAGTCGGCGGTGCCGACTGCGCAGCTGGGTGACAAGCGGCTGCGCCGCTCGGCCGAGGACCGGACCCGCCGAGTAGGTACTCTCCCGAACCGCGCGGGCACTTAGGATCTCGCTCATGCGAGAAGCCTTCGGTGCGAGCTTCGGGGTGGACCCCGGATACCTGAACACGGCCGGCATCGGGGTTCCCCCGGATTTCGTGGCCGACACCCTGCACGAAGCGATCACTCGCTGGGGCGAGGGGCGGATCGCGGCCGCCGAGTTCGACGGGCCCGTCGCGCGTGCGAAGGAGGGGTTCGCCGATCTCGCAGGGGTGCCGAGCGACCGCGTGACGGCGGGGAGCTCGGTCTCCCAGCTGGTCGGGACGGTGGCAGCGGGGGTTCCCGCGGGCAGCAGCGTGCTGGTGGTCGAACGGGAGTTCACCAGTGTGACCTTCCCCTTCGCGGTGCAGCGTGACCGGGGAGTCCGGGTCACCGAGGTCCCGCCGGAGCGGCTGCTCGAAGCCGTACCCGAGCACGACCTCGTGGCCGTCAGCCTGGTGCAGTCCGCCGACGGAAGGGTGTTCCGTCCGGAGGAGCTGCGTGCCGTCGCCGAGCAGCACGGTGTCCGGGTGTTGCTGGACGTCAGCCAGGCGGCCGGGTGGATGCCGTTGGAGCTGGAGTGGGCGGAGTGGATCGTGGGATGCGGCTACAAGTGGTTGATGACCCCCCGCGGGGCGGCCTGGCTCGCGACACGTCCCGAGGTGCTGGAGATCCCGCGAGCCCACGGTGCGAACTGGTACGCGGGTCGGTCCCCCTGGAACGACCTTTACGGGCTGCCGCTGCGGCTGGCCGAAGGGGCCGGGGCGTTCGACGCTTCCCCGGACTGGTTCGCCCAGTTGGGGGCGGCGGCCGCGCTCGACTGGCTGAAGACCGTCGACCTCTCCTCCGTTCGTGAACACTGCCTGGAACTGGCCGGGGCGCTGTGCGCCGAACTGGAGGTGTCCCCACCCGAGTCCCCGATAGTCTCGCTGGACGCGGCCGGCGCCGTGTCGGAGTTGCGTGCCGCCGGGGTGCGCTGTACGGCACGGGACGGCAGGCTGCGACTGGCTTTCCACCTGTACAACACGGAGACCGACGTCCGGCTCGTCTCGGACGCGCTGCGGCGGAATTCTTCCGCTCCGTTGCGGTGATGTGCTGTTCTCCACCCGAGCGTTACCCGCTACGGTAGGTGCCCGTGTCGGATCACCACGGTGCACCCGAACAGATGACGGGGTCGCAGCAGAACTTCGAGCGCGGGGACACCGCGCCACTCAACGCTGTCCGGGGAGGCTCCGGAGGTCCACCTGACCGGGGGACACAGGGTCGGAGTCCGGAAGGCGGTGCGGGAGGGACCGGCGAGGAGAGGACCCGTCCCACGTTCCCGCCGCACCAGGCTGCGGCCGCCCCCTCGAACGGTGGCCATGGTTCGCGACCACCCGCTGGACAGCCGGCCGCGGACCAGGGAGCGGCCGGTGTCCCCCCGAACGCCGCGGGTGCCGCGCAGTCCCGTCCCGGACCGAACGGAGCGGGTGAGTCGCGGGCAGGTGCGGGCATCACCCCCACGGGGTGGGTGGTTCGGGGACTGGTGCTGGTTCTCGTCTCGGTGCTTTCCGGGGTGCTGTGGTTGATGGTCAAACCCTCGGACACCCGCTCCGCCTCCGAAGGTCCGGCCACCGGGCAGGAGGGGCCGAACACCGAGTACGACTTCGAGAAGTACATCGCCGACGAACCGCCGAACTGCGCGGACCACTCGACCATGAAGATCGCCGACTACTTCGAGCGGACTTCTTGTTCGCACGTTACCCGCGCTCTTTACACCACGCGGTTGTCCAACGGGGAACGCGTGTTGACCTCCGTGGTCACCGTGCTGATGCCCGACGTGTCATCGGCCACCGAGCTGGAGAGACTGACGACGCAGAACGCGACGGGCAACATCGAGGACCTGGTTACGGCGGGAAGTCAGGTTCCCGAGGGATATCCGGAGCTGACCCACGACTACGGGTACGCCTCGACCCAGCAGGAACGCCTGGTGGTCATCGGGGAGTCCTCCTACTTCCACCGCAGTGGTCGCGACGACGGCAGGCTGAAGCACGTCACTTCGGACGCTTTGCAGCTGGGAGCCCAGCAGGACCGCGAACCGGGGTGAGCCCGCTTACGCCGTGCGGGTCACGTCCTGCCGGGAAAGGCGGGAGTTCCCGGCTGCTCGCCGACCTCGAGCCGCAGTGTCGTCGCACGAGTGGCGGCGCCGGTGAGGCAGTCCAGCGCGAGTTGGCTGAGCCGCCTGTTCTCCGAGCGCTCCAGCACGGCCAGCCAGCCGACCGAGCAGTCCTGCTCCGCCGCTATCAGTGCGTGAACCGCCGAGGCCTGGTCCGTGACGGACTCGGGGGGTCGGTAGGCGGGGTCGGCGGGAGGAGGGGTGTTGCCTGCCGCACGCAGCAACCGTCTCGTCCGGTCGCGGTGGCCCCGGTGCGCGGAGGTCCCCTCGTCGACGGCGGAAACCACTCCGGAGTCCTGGGCGAAGGCCTTCGCCAACCCGTACAACCAGACCGCGGCGTGCTCGGCCCCGAGAGCCCGCTCGAGGACGCGTGCGCCGGTTTCGGACAGTTCCGCGGAGCTCATCGCACGACCTCCAGCAAACTCGCGCACGCCGCGGAGATCGAACCGACCAGACCGGCTCGATAGCCGGAGACGCGGGGGACCGTCTCGGCGGTTCGACGCTGCGCGCTCTCGAGAGCTGCGCGCAGCTTCTCCGCGGCTTCCCCCGGATCGTCGGTGACCTCGGGGGTGGCGGAGCGACTTTCGCGCGTGGTCGTCCGCTCGCCGGTCAGCCTCGTGATTTCCCGGCGCAGGTTCTTCGCGTGCTCGCTCCGCACCTCGGCGATCGTTCCGGCCCGCTCGGCCAGCTCGGGGTGCTTGTCCGCCGTGGCCCGGGCGAGTTCCGCGTCCGAACCCGCGTTGTCGGCCAGGGACAGGAGCAGGTCGGGGTTCTCGTCCGCGGGAGCAGAACAGCTGATCAAGGCTGGTGCCAGCGGCGCCAGTGCCGAGAGGCGCAGCAGCTCACGTCTGCCCAGTCGGTGGGCTCGAGAGGTGGAGCCGGTCCGGGAGGGAATATCCACGACTCCACATCTTGCCAGCAAGCCCGCAGCGGGGCGTGGCTGTGGTGTTTTGCCGGTCCGCGATCGGAGAGAGGCGTGTGCCGCGCTGTCCGCCGGTGGGACGCGATACCCTGGAAGACCACGGTTTTTATCGGTGTACTCGGCCGTGGAGCTTCGCGTACCCGCGAAGCGGGTGACGTCGGATCACAAGAGGTCCCTCGGCGTTGCCGTGCACCGGACAACTTCAACCGCCGCAGACATTTGGAGTGTAAAACGTGTCCAGCCCGCCGCGGGACGAAATAGTCGCGCGCCTGAGACCCACCGTGGCGCAGACCGTCGCCGAGGTGGGGTTCGATCTCGAAGAGCTCGATGTGCAGCAGTCCGGTCGCCGACGTCAGCTCAAGGTGGTCATAGACGCCGATGACGGTGTCGACCTCGATGGCATCGCCGACGTCAGCCGAGCCCTGTCCGAGGTGCTGGACGAGTACGACCACGTGCTCGTCGGCTCTTACACTCTGGAGGTCACCTCACCCGGAGTGGACCGGCCGTTGACCAAGCGACGGCACTGGCGGCGCGCGCGCAACAGGCTCGCGAGGATTCTGTTGACCGACGGTGGTGAATTCCTCGGCAGAGTGGGGCGGGCCGAGGAGTCCGGCGTGTGGGTTCTCGCCGATGGCCGGGTACGGCGGTTGATTTACGGTGACATCGAGCGCGCGGTGGTCGAGGTTGAGTTCCAGCAGCCACCGGCGGAGGAACTGGTCAAGCTCGATCGGGCTGCGGACGTCGCCGCCGACGGCGACGGAAATGACACGGAGGAGTCGAGGTGAACGTCGACATCGCCGCGCTGCGGGCGATCGAACGCGACAAGGACATCCCATTCGAAACGGTCCTTCAGGCCATCGAGTCAGCCCTGCTGACAGCGTATCGGCACACCGAAGGACACCAACCGCACGCCAGAGTCGAGGTGGATCGCAAGACCGGCGTGGTGCGTGTGATTGCTCACAGTCTCACTTCCGAGGGGGAGGTCGCCGAGGAAT
This genomic stretch from Actinopolyspora halophila DSM 43834 harbors:
- a CDS encoding ferritin-like domain-containing protein — encoded protein: MSSAELSETGARVLERALGAEHAAVWLYGLAKAFAQDSGVVSAVDEGTSAHRGHRDRTRRLLRAAGNTPPPADPAYRPPESVTDQASAVHALIAAEQDCSVGWLAVLERSENRRLSQLALDCLTGAATRATTLRLEVGEQPGTPAFPGRT
- a CDS encoding aminotransferase class V-fold PLP-dependent enzyme: MREAFGASFGVDPGYLNTAGIGVPPDFVADTLHEAITRWGEGRIAAAEFDGPVARAKEGFADLAGVPSDRVTAGSSVSQLVGTVAAGVPAGSSVLVVEREFTSVTFPFAVQRDRGVRVTEVPPERLLEAVPEHDLVAVSLVQSADGRVFRPEELRAVAEQHGVRVLLDVSQAAGWMPLELEWAEWIVGCGYKWLMTPRGAAWLATRPEVLEIPRAHGANWYAGRSPWNDLYGLPLRLAEGAGAFDASPDWFAQLGAAAALDWLKTVDLSSVREHCLELAGALCAELEVSPPESPIVSLDAAGAVSELRAAGVRCTARDGRLRLAFHLYNTETDVRLVSDALRRNSSAPLR
- a CDS encoding YjbQ family protein, which produces MHSEEIEMRTGDREVVRDLNTECAKFLRGVNGDEGLLHLWVPHATAGIAVLETGAGSDEDLLATLRDLLPADDRWRHRHGSPGHGRDHVLPALVPPHVSVPVLGGSMALGTWQSVCLVDTNTDNQVRRVRLSFLAG
- the rimP gene encoding ribosome maturation factor RimP, which translates into the protein MSSPPRDEIVARLRPTVAQTVAEVGFDLEELDVQQSGRRRQLKVVIDADDGVDLDGIADVSRALSEVLDEYDHVLVGSYTLEVTSPGVDRPLTKRRHWRRARNRLARILLTDGGEFLGRVGRAEESGVWVLADGRVRRLIYGDIERAVVEVEFQQPPAEELVKLDRAADVAADGDGNDTEESR